atatatatatatatatatatatatatatatatatatatatatatatatataNNNNNNNNNNNNNNNNNNNNNNNNNNNNNNNNNNNNNNNNNNNNNNNNNNNNNNNNNNNNNNNNNNNNNNNNNNNNNNNNNNNNNNNNNNNNNNNNNNNNtatatatatatatatatatataatatatatatatatatatatatactatatatatatatatatatatatatatatatatatatattatatagatatatatatatatatatatatatatataatatatatagtatatatatataaatatatatatatatatatatatgataagtatatatagtatgatatatatatatgtatatatatagtagatatatatatatatatatatgtatatgtatatgtatgatgTAGTATGTATGTAGTATgtattgtattatatatatatatagtatattatttatatatatatatatatatatatatatagatatatatatattatctatatatatatatatactatatatatatttatatataatatgtatatatataatatatatatatatagatttatctatagatatattatatagtatatatatatatatgtaatatattatttatatacaagatatatatatatatatatatatatatatatactatatgtatatatatatatatactgtctatatatactaatatgtagtataaatatatatataatatatatcatatatatatatatatatatcaattataatatataatatatatatatatactgtcttataatctataatctatgtctatatatataatacaatatatatatactaagtatatatatatatatatattatatatatatatatatatatatatatacatatatatatatatatgtatatatatatatatatatatatataatatatatatctatatatatatgtagtatatatatatatgtatgtatatatatatatatataatatatatatatataatatattatatataaatatatatatatatatatatatattatatattgtataagtatatatatatatatatgttatatatagtatgtataatatatatatgtatatatatatatatgtatttatattatatatgtatattaatatattattatatatatatatatatatatatatatatatagtatttatatatatataatatataatatatatatatatatagtatatatatatatatatatatgtgtgagtgtgtgagtgtgggtaatatatatgtatgtatatatatataatatataaattatatatatatatatatatatatatatatatatatatgtatatatattatatatatatattagatatatataaatatgtatttatttatatatatatatatatatatatatattatcatatatatatatatatataaatatatgtatatatatatatatatatatatatacatatatatatatatatatatgtgtgtgtgtgtgtgtgtatggtatatataatatatatatatgtatatatatatgtttatatatatataatatataaatactacTATCTCAATATACTCACtctatactatactatactactatatcactatatatatatgtataatatatatatatatatatttatatatgatatatatataatatatatatatatatatatatatatatatatatatatatatatatatatatatatatatatatatatatatatatatatatatatatatatatatatatatatatatatatatatatatatatatatatatatatatatatatatatatatatatatatatatatatatatatatatatatatatatatatatatatatatatatatatatatatatatatatatatatatatatatatatatatatatatattactttatgcataaaaataACATCATTAACATGAATTCTTtagtaaattgaaattttgctaaagaatcataaataattgtaaataaATACAAACTCATAACAtatctaaaaaattaagattttgttAGAGGATTAGGATTTCGTTAAAAATAACTTTATCATTCTAAATGTAGGGATACAACCCCTTCGAACAATTAGATTTTGTTAAAAAGTTATGAACTCATGAAAAACTAAACATGaatatgaattttaatgaaCCCTATAAAGGTAACACATGgatataattattctaacaaattaaagtttttcAAAGAATTACaattcataataaaatataaaaatgtattacatcaatataattcttttaacaaattagatTTTGtttaagaattataaatcataagagatcataaaaatttaatatatgagtataattcttttaacaaattagattttgttaaagaattaataaATCATAAGAcacatttaaatatatttatatttatatatatatatatatatatatatatatatatatatatatatatatatatatatatatatatatatatatatatatatgtatgtatattttaGAACATGATTAGAATTATCTAACAATTAAACTTTGTTagaaaatcataaatcataaaaacctttataaaattaaaacatgaACATAAGTCTTCTAACAAATTACATTTTGTTATAACCTTACAATTCATGCAAAACTatataatctaaaaaaaataaaacccatgAACAACTTTcgtttaacaaattaaattttgtaaaagaaTCAagatcttaaatttttttagaattaagaTTAAATTAGAGCAATTGATCACCCACAAGCAACACAAGAATTTTTCCCTTaattttttctctctttaatCCACCTTGGCCAAATGAAATGGGAGTATTAtgaaaaattttctattttttctttggtCATAGAAcacatattcaaaaaaaaaaaaaacctaaattaaaTCCTCATAATGTCTAACTTTAATACCTAGGTTAATTGTCCATTAAGTGCATTTAGGGAGGAGTTACGTGAACTCCTCCACAACACTCCTAACCGGCCAAAAACCCATCAATTACCccctttatttttttctttttaattttatgtatttattgcttggaataatttattagatGTAAAAGTCGTTATGCGATAAAATTGATACGCGACAAAACACGTGCACGACAAAGATATActtgaataattatttaatatatttaatcgactaattaattattaataattcatttttttttcttttttaaaaaaaatcgataatttaacggggtgttacagactacctaTCTTAAAAGAAGTTACACCCTCGTAACTTGCACAATGACACAGAAACGTAGAACTCCACAAACGCAATGCAGATAGTTGATAACAATTAAACAACTCATACAGACAAAACACCAATACATTTCACAACACAACACTTGTTAAATGATAAGTCACAACCCAAATCGTTTTATTTAATAACTCGCGCGAAATTTTTGTTgccttctaccccccttaagaaaGTTACATCCTCGTAACTTTACTAGCCTGAAACAGGTGCGGGTACTTCTCACGCATAGAGGTTTCGGTCTCCCACGTACCAGCCTCACGCTCATGATTTGACCATAATACTTTAACCATTGTAATATATTTACGCCGCATACTACGGACTTTCGAATCCTAAATTCGAACGGGTTGTTCAGCAGAAGACAAGTTTGTATGTAACTCCAAGGGTTCGGGGTCTAAAACATGAGAGGTCGTTgcaaaatatgtttttaattgaGATACGTGAAATAAATCATGAACTTTTTCCAAGGAATCGGGAAGAGCTAACCGATAGTCCATCTTATCCACTCGTTCCAAAATCTCATGAGGACTAATAAACCTAGGGCtcaacttcccacgagcaccaaaacgaacaaCTCCACGCTTCGGCGATACTCGTAGCAACAACCCATCCCCCACGTTAAACTCTTCTTGATGACGCTTCAAATCAGCATAAGACTTTTGATAGTCCTATGCTACTTTCATTCTATCCCTTATCAATTTCACTTGCTCTGTCATTTGACGTAACAAATCAGTTCCCAAAGTCACTACCTCAGTGAATCATCTCAATACACCGGGCTTCGGcaacgacgcccatacaaagccaCAAATGGAGCCATCTGAATTGTTGCCTGGTAACTATTGTTGTAAGAAAACTCGACAAGGCCAAATGATCATCCCACGAAAAGGAAGAATAAAATCTCCAAAGGGAACCCTATGGATGGTTAACTCATTTATAAAAGTCATGAAGTCCTTTTTTAGATGAAGAGGAACCTACAGCCTACATAACACCGATAGCAAATCCTACTTCAACATATGGTTTGGAGCCATAAAAATCCGAAATGGAGTTTATTTATGATCAATAAGTTTTGAACTTGGTTGATTTGTCCGAAGATTCTAGAACCATTGAAtgtaagtttgtttataaaataAAGACTTGATTAACGGTTCTAGATGTATCGAGTACAAGTGTATTTATATGATAAATACTACATGAATGACAAATTtgttgtctacaaagcacaatCGGTGGCAAAAAGTTTAAGAAAACGtcatataattttatatgataagAACTTTTTGAATGCAACTACGCTTAAATCCATTAGGATTATCCTAGAAATAACCTTGTATTATGACTACTACATTAGGCAAATGAATGTCAAGACCAACATTCTAAATGGTGATTTAGAAAAGGATGTGTATATTACGATACAAACTAATGGTTTTGTACATCCCTAGTCTGAATCATTAAGTTGGATATAAATAATTTCTTTGTGGACTAGTTGTAAGTTGATTGATAATGCAGTTTCATGGGCTATAGAGACATAAAGATGTCTAGTCATTTATACTTGATGTTCTTCAAAATTGTTTGGAGAATTTCACTGTTATATTTAGTGGATTCCTTTGACATGAGTAATGACTTTATTCTCATATAATAATTAGTATTCTTTTGACATTCTCAAACGTCGTGTCATAAAAGGAAGTTATAAAGGGAATATTTAAAGTTTGCTAAAGGTTAAGTGGGAGTTTTGTTTACACAAGACTGGATAAGTCATCCTATAATTAGGATTGGTGTCTTTGGCCTCTTCAAGAGTAAAAACTGAAAATGTATGGCCATGCGCAAATAGATGAAGAGTTAATCATTTTTTTCAAACTCAgatttcaagaaataaatttGAACATTATTATAGATGACATGAGTCGTTATTATGCTATCAAATTTGGCATTAAGTGACTTAAGGAATTTAAAGTTAGACACTTGTTCAGGACAAGTAAGAGATTGAAGGAAAGGAGTGTCCTTTCATCAAGTGTAATTACCATATATAAATTGGACGAATTATAGAGATAAAATACATTCGATTAATTTAGGTGGTCATAGTGTTTTGCTAGAAACCGACTATGATCTGTATCTAATATGATTAATTTACTACTATTATAATCAGGTCCTATGAGGTCACATATATAAGCAATTGATTGGATAATATACACCATGAACATAGGTTTCTCATGGACCACTTAAGTATGAGGAGTTTATTGCCTGTATTTATTGTGTGTTTAACTCAGAATTAAACTACTTATTTAAATTACATTAGTGTTTGTAACCTCCATTCATGGAGTTAAAAGGGTGATAAAAAGTGTATAAGTAGTGGACTTTTTCATCTTATTTCTACACACAACATTCTAATATCTCTATTTTGGTATTTCATATTCGATTAAAAAGTGTGAAATTCACGCATAAAGGCTATAATATTctactttattttataattcaTATTATGATATGCATTCGATTTTGTTAAGATGTTAAGAAATAGTTTCTTGCAATTCCGCTTTACACATCTACATTCCTACGGATACTCTATCGATTATTCCactaaacattttttttctagTCGGTATTTGGCCCTTAACTTCTATTCCTGGCTTCGCCCCTGGCTAGCTTGATATTTAGCTTCAAAGCTAGACTTAGAAACAGTGTGTTATTTTTTGATTTCCTACTAATGTGGGAATTTCCTAACATCATTACATAAAAGGTGGGTGATGAACCTTTGAGTGTCAACACAAGATCCCCAatcagaataaaaaaaaaaagcttgaaGAATTAATTTGAGTATTCCTTTTAACTGTATACCTTTGTCTACAAGTGGAATAAACGTAATTTAACGTACAAATTAAAGTTTGCCAATAGGAACACCTTGGTTTTTGCataaattgactcaaatttttATAGTATAAGACAAGTCACGTCTCGtatttgtttaaaaatttaGCTTGCCTATAAGGCTCCTATATAATGTTGGATCATCAATTAAAACACCATCTTATAAAGACAGTTTAGCATTAAGTGGTAATGATGTCACAACTTGTTTAAAATGTACAATCCCACTTGCTTCAAATAGTTCTTTAGTAAATTTTGGTTGTGTAAGAACCATATATACTATCTTTGGTATATCTAACTTCAATATCAAGAAAATAGTGTTATTGGCCAAGAAGCATACCGGTGATGATAACATCACCTACATAAACGGCCAAAAGagttattttgttattaatttattttttaagaaaacaaagtaattatttttttgattgaaaGTATATCCCTTTATTCTTAACTTAAGAAAGGAGGGTTTTCGGTCTAACTCCTACAGTTCAGTAACTTGAATTTTAGGTGGAATGGGGATTGCAATTCTTTCTACCTCTCGAGGTATAATGACTGATCGGGAAGCTCGACTAGAAGGAACTGGTGGCCGTCTGTGCAAAGGTAGAATAACAGATTGGCCCCGACAATCAATGTTataaatatcatatatatatatatatatatatatatatatatatatatatatatatatatatatattatatatatatatatatatatatatatatatatatatatatatatatataatatatatatatatatatatatatatatatatatatatatttatttccatggtttttgtgcaaaactatTTATATCAACATCAAATATAATCACGCAGAAACATCAACACATCGTCAAATAGCAGAACAAGAGTGATAACAAATGACaaaaaaacaatgtttttgGGATCAAAGCTTTAGCCTAGTTGTGTTTGTGTGTGGCATTGTTGTATAGGCATGAAACTCTTGAAGATCCAGTACAAAATAATCATAGAATACCTAATTACACTACTAGACAAGGTTGACATAAAAATGCTAAATTATAAGTTATACAAATTATGGTATACCTGATTCAAACTAACACAGAAAAATAAAGGAGGGTGATAGGCTTTTCAAAATCATACacaatcatcatcttcttttgACCAAACTTAGTTAAAGTTATTAACTTCAGACGACACTTAATTGAGCTATATTACCCTGAGACTTTATctgaaatgaaaatgattatccCCAAGCTGAACCTATTTAAGCCCTTCAATGGATGAAATCTATCTAGAATCAATTTTTACTTTCTTAAGCAACTTGCTTGTTTGATATGAAGAGCAGTCAATTCCATAACTCGAAAGACTTTTGATATTTACGGATCTCCCGAAGTGCTATAGCTGTTTTTAAACCTTGCAGCAATTCCTTGATTATCACATGAATTTTGAGTAGGAAGAGCAATTTtcttgattcatcaaacaagAACTAACATCAAACAATGCTTTCCTATAATTTGTTGATTCATCTTGCATCATAAGCCCAATAACTCAACATCACACAATCAGCAAAATAAACCCTATTACCcttggaaaattttaaaaaaaaaaaaaaaacctgattttCATCAAATTTCATCCCAAAAACAAATGATtaacaaaaccctaaatttgattcatcaaacaagAAACAACATCAAACAATGCTTTCTCATAATTTGTTGATTCATCCTGCATCATATACCCCAATTACCCAACATCACAAAATCAGCAAAATAACTCCAACTATTAAAAAaaggcaaaattataaaaaactatctaatatataccccattttgtaaaaaaactaccttatgtaaaatttttgcaaaaaactaccttatataatacaattgtttgcaaaacactaccttataacggtttgtggcctttgaccgctaactttaaccgttgacccgcatgtgacACTTACGTGATTCTTTAATGTATTTACTTCTTCATTGCAGTTCAGCTTCGAAAATCCTTTCTTTCTTCCTGCCATTTCCAGCGATAAACCCTAATTATTCTTTGTTTCGCCTTCTTTCTTTCTCCTTGATTTCCAATCCCTAAATCATTCAAAGATCATCatttttttacaattaattagttatgtcttcttgttcttcaagaAAAAATTTGATACctgaaaaatgtgggtgtgaagttccctttgcaaggagggtttcatggaccaaggaaaatcctagaagaaggtttaagacttgcattttttatgatcctgatacaaaatggaggggatgcaaaaagtttaaatgcattgatgaacc
The sequence above is drawn from the Amaranthus tricolor cultivar Red isolate AtriRed21 chromosome 5, ASM2621246v1, whole genome shotgun sequence genome and encodes:
- the LOC130813394 gene encoding uncharacterized protein LOC130813394; this encodes MAPFVALYGRRCRSPRHQEEFNVGDGLLLRVSPKRGVVRFGARGKLSPRFISPHEILERVDKMDYRLALPDSLEKVHDLFHVSQLKTYFATTSHVLDPEPLELHTNLSSAEQPVRI